A single Paenibacillus kribbensis DNA region contains:
- a CDS encoding YlbF family regulator, protein MSVAELNTVNMAEVLINAYELGDMVNRSFEVSDYLYWKQRVEQNPSIQACVRKLDAKKELFAETERFGHFHPNYHEAKDAVKVVELELEQFQEVVEFKRAEKALDDMLHAMSETIAFSVSDTIKVPSNDPNVKKGGCGSGGKCSCG, encoded by the coding sequence ATGAGCGTAGCCGAATTGAATACGGTCAATATGGCAGAAGTGCTTATTAACGCCTATGAATTGGGCGATATGGTCAACCGATCCTTCGAGGTATCGGATTATTTATATTGGAAGCAGCGTGTGGAACAGAACCCGTCTATTCAGGCGTGTGTGCGCAAGCTGGATGCCAAGAAGGAGTTATTCGCGGAAACGGAGCGTTTTGGACATTTTCACCCGAACTATCATGAAGCGAAGGACGCAGTGAAGGTCGTTGAGCTGGAACTGGAACAATTCCAGGAAGTTGTGGAGTTCAAACGGGCGGAAAAGGCGTTGGATGATATGCTTCATGCGATGTCCGAAACGATTGCATTTTCCGTGTCTGACACGATAAAGGTCCCAAGCAATGATCCGAATGTGAAAAAGGGTGGATGCGGTAGCGGAGGCAAGTGCTCCTGCGGATAA
- a CDS encoding YlbG family protein codes for MFAERTGYIIWVSDIKAARNLEKYGNVHYISRRMHYVVIYMNADRAEDTVKNIRRLSYVRKVERSFRNEIRTEYNDEKEKMKEYEI; via the coding sequence ATGTTTGCCGAGCGGACAGGGTACATCATATGGGTAAGCGATATCAAAGCTGCCCGCAATTTGGAGAAATACGGGAATGTCCACTACATTTCAAGGCGCATGCATTATGTAGTCATTTATATGAATGCGGATCGGGCAGAGGATACCGTCAAAAATATTCGCAGGCTTTCCTATGTGCGCAAGGTCGAACGCTCTTTCCGAAATGAGATTAGGACGGAGTATAACGACGAAAAGGAAAAGATGAAGGAATATGAAATATAA
- a CDS encoding selenium metabolism-associated LysR family transcriptional regulator — translation MNFHQLHIFYTVAERGSFSAAAQALHMTQPAVTMQIQTLEDYFGTKLLHRSTKKIELSEAGATLLPFAKKSMELIREADEAMSAFTHMLEGRLHIGASLTIGEYIVPRMLGPFGQEYPHIHMAMNVMNTTQIMDDILKHQLNLGLIEAPVQHPDIVVETVMQDELKLIVPSGHVLAKAKKVVLEDVFKHPFIAREKGSGTRQVIEDGLKNRGVDASRLSIVMEMGSTGAVKSAVEAGLGITMLSPSSVKHEVALGLLKIVNISDITFKREFYAIHLKSALLPIPVVTFLSYLRRHDQGGDVFGDPVDGPAGMKEEENVQ, via the coding sequence ATGAACTTTCATCAGCTGCACATCTTTTATACGGTCGCGGAGCGGGGGAGCTTCTCGGCGGCGGCGCAAGCGCTGCATATGACGCAACCTGCCGTGACTATGCAAATTCAGACATTGGAAGATTATTTTGGTACAAAGCTGTTGCACCGATCGACTAAAAAAATCGAGCTTTCGGAGGCGGGAGCGACATTACTGCCTTTTGCCAAAAAAAGCATGGAGCTCATCCGGGAAGCAGACGAGGCGATGTCTGCTTTTACCCACATGCTGGAGGGAAGATTGCATATTGGCGCCAGCCTTACGATTGGTGAATATATTGTGCCAAGAATGTTGGGGCCGTTTGGTCAGGAGTACCCTCATATACACATGGCAATGAATGTGATGAATACGACTCAAATTATGGATGATATACTAAAGCATCAGTTGAATTTAGGACTAATCGAGGCTCCGGTCCAGCATCCGGATATTGTGGTGGAGACTGTGATGCAGGACGAGCTGAAACTAATTGTTCCTTCGGGACATGTACTGGCCAAGGCTAAAAAAGTAGTGCTGGAGGATGTGTTTAAGCATCCTTTTATAGCGAGAGAAAAAGGATCTGGTACACGTCAGGTCATAGAGGACGGACTGAAAAATCGTGGTGTAGATGCCTCCCGACTTTCTATCGTTATGGAGATGGGCAGCACTGGAGCGGTCAAATCAGCGGTAGAAGCTGGACTCGGGATTACAATGCTGTCGCCTTCTTCCGTGAAGCATGAGGTTGCGCTCGGATTGTTGAAAATCGTTAATATTTCAGATATCACCTTCAAACGAGAGTTTTACGCCATTCATCTGAAGTCGGCGTTGCTGCCGATTCCGGTCGTGACCTTCCTGTCTTACTTGCGTCGTCACGATCAGGGAGGGGACGTGTTTGGCGACCCGGTGGATGGGCCGGCAGGGATGAAAGAAGAGGAGAATGTGCAATGA
- a CDS encoding PHP domain-containing protein yields the protein MKEQTHLKRYDLHTHTQASDGMQPPADNVRWAKEKGLVGVAITDHDTVAGLEEALEEGRRTGITVIPGVEISTRTSGKDIHILGYYMDYHNKEFLKRLEKLRQARDTRNDLILSRLRSLGVDITLEEVVATMGRPLAPDESIGRPHMADTLVQKGYAKDMRDAFDRYLAEGAPGYVSVPRVEPAEAISWIREAGGVPVVAHPGLYGDDGLVRSIIEQAKPAGLEVRHSDHDAATEKRYAAMAAHYGLIATGGSDFHGARQGVIFHGDLGSRSVNDQVVEDLRKAAAEQK from the coding sequence ATGAAGGAGCAGACCCATTTGAAACGATATGATTTGCATACACATACTCAAGCATCTGACGGTATGCAGCCACCTGCGGATAATGTGCGCTGGGCTAAGGAAAAGGGTCTGGTGGGTGTGGCCATTACAGACCATGATACGGTGGCTGGGCTGGAGGAAGCTCTTGAGGAGGGGCGGCGTACAGGAATTACCGTGATACCGGGTGTAGAAATCAGTACACGGACTAGCGGCAAGGATATTCATATACTCGGTTATTATATGGATTACCATAATAAAGAGTTTTTGAAGCGATTGGAAAAGCTGCGGCAGGCGCGGGATACCCGCAATGATTTGATTTTGAGTCGATTGCGGAGCCTGGGCGTGGACATCACCCTGGAAGAGGTGGTGGCTACGATGGGCAGACCGCTCGCACCGGATGAAAGCATTGGACGTCCACATATGGCGGATACGCTGGTTCAAAAAGGATATGCGAAGGACATGCGGGATGCGTTCGACCGTTATTTGGCAGAGGGGGCGCCCGGCTACGTGTCTGTACCCCGTGTAGAGCCTGCGGAGGCTATAAGCTGGATTCGTGAAGCAGGAGGAGTGCCTGTGGTCGCCCACCCCGGGTTGTACGGGGATGATGGGCTGGTTCGCTCCATTATAGAGCAAGCGAAGCCTGCGGGGCTGGAGGTGCGACATTCGGACCATGATGCTGCGACCGAGAAACGATATGCAGCAATGGCGGCGCACTATGGGCTTATCGCGACTGGCGGATCGGATTTTCACGGTGCACGCCAAGGTGTTATTTTCCACGGTGATCTGGGCAGCCGCAGTGTGAATGATCAGGTTGTCGAGGACTTGAGGAAGGCAGCCGCTGAACAGAAGTAA